Proteins from a genomic interval of Uloborus diversus isolate 005 chromosome 4, Udiv.v.3.1, whole genome shotgun sequence:
- the LOC129220951 gene encoding 5-hydroxytryptamine receptor 1-like, translated as MIVITAIGNMLVCLSVCLVRKLRRAPNFLLVSLAVSDLCVALLVMPIALHYELTGDWRLGATICNMWVAFDITCCTASILNLCMISVDRYLAITKPLTYGVRRRSRRTYVSIGLTWVMSTLVSVPPLLILGNEHGTEDNPTCDVSQNFGYQLYATLSSFYIPMLVMVMMYCKIYLAAKRVVESDKKGRLVAQRYLPKSGSGHSGQYSSNHRRSLSIEKGDGNANKMCTLEAYKVGDRAVTGVYRPKISAIVKDRKASITLGIIMTAFVVCWLPFFVVALLRSLFTNLWVPHVVRSCVLWLGYTNSMLNPIIYVTFHQDFRRSFKEMLCFRCHLVNETFREEAYRDQYGDTPLCSGPFPPTWPSPNFKAFPSTAPRTSICGTSRKLDTCNTNSKQMQNTFM; from the exons ATGATTGTCATCACAGCAATTGGCAACATGTTAGTGTGCTTGTCGGTGTGCCTCGTAAGAAAATTGAGACGTGCTCCAAATTTTCTGTTGGTCTCCCTTGCTGTGTCTGACTTGTGCGTTGCCCTCCTTGTAATGCCAATAGCACTTCATTATGAACTCACAGGTGACTGGCGCCTTGGTGCAACAATCTGCAACATGTGGGTAGCCTTCGACATCACCTGCTGTACAGcttctattttaaatttatgcATGATTTCCGTCGATCGTTACTTAGCTATTACAAAACCCCTCACGTACGGTGTACGACGACGATCCAGGCGTACCTACGTCAGCATAGGTCTTACTTGGGTTATGTCAACCTTGGTGAGTGTACCACCGTTGCTTATTCTCGGAAATGAACATGGAACCGAGGACAACCCTACTTGTGATGTAAGTCAAAACTTTGGATACCAGCTCTATGCCACGCTTAGTTCTTTTTACATTCCTATGTTGGTCATGGTAATGATGTACTGCAAGATATATCTCGCGGCGAAACGCGTTGTCGAATCAGACAAGAAAGGCCGCCTTGTTGCTCAAAGATATCTTCCCAAAAGTGGTAGTGGACATTCCGGACAATATTCTTCA AATCACCGTAGATCTTTGTCGATTGAAAAAGGCGACGGCAACGCTAACAAGATGTGCACTTTAGAAGCATACAAAGTAGGCGATAGAGCCGTGACTGGTGTCTATCGTCCAAAGATTTCAGCAATCGTGAAAGATAGAAAAGCTTCTATAACCTTAGGAATCATAATGACTGCCTTCGTAGTTTGTTGGCTGCCGTTTTTCGTAGTTGCGCTGTTGAGGTCTCTTTTCACAAATTTATGGGTGCCACATGTTGTTCGAAGTTGTGTGTTATGGCTAGGATATACAAATTCTATGCTCAACCCTATTATATACGTTACGTTTCACCAGGACTTTAGAAGATCGTTTAAAGAAATGTTGTGCTTTCGATGTCACTTGGTTAATGAGACATTTAGAGAAGAAGCCTATAGGGACCAGTATGGTGACACACCACTTTGTTCAGGACCTTTTCCTCCGACGTGGCCATCGCCAAACTTCAAGGCATTTCCAAGCACCGCGCCAAGAACTTCAATATGTGGTACTTCACGTAAGCTCGATACCTGTAATACGAATAGCAAACAGATGCAGAACACTTTTATGTGA